In one window of Helianthus annuus cultivar XRQ/B chromosome 17, HanXRQr2.0-SUNRISE, whole genome shotgun sequence DNA:
- the LOC110921925 gene encoding MAP3K epsilon protein kinase 1 isoform X1: MSRQATTTALHKSKTLDNKYMLGDEIGKGAYGRVYKGLDLENGDFVAIKQVSLENIAQEDLNIIMQEIDLLKNLNHKNIVKYLGSLKTKTHLHIILEYVENGSLANIIKPNKFGPFPESLVAVYIAQVLEGLVYLHEQGVIHRDIKGANILTTKEGLVKLADFGVATKLTEADVNTHSVVGTPYWMAPEVIEMSGVCAASDIWSVGCTVIELLTCVPPYYDLQPMPALFRIVQDENPPIPDSLSPGLTDFLHQCFKKDARLRPDAKTLLSHPWIQNSRRVVLQSSLRHSGTLRNIDDDGSVGVKSSNADDLSTVENLSAETVKENKTELLLAEVTLAGNTYEENNSTVEVKEDASEDVSADKVATLAIHEKPPLESSATDESPYQPEVNESLELNPTDVPINGESGSTSKSKTTVDKIVKENGSSLHNSGRKVHDYSPRKNVKAGRINDGNGLSKFSDTPGDASLDDLFQPVDNKHLDDRSAEASTSASSSHVNQGNTYANDSGKTDLATQLRATIAQKQMENEPGHSNGGDILHLMMGVLKEDVIGIDGLGFDDKLPADNLGHLQAVEFGKLVSQLRPEEPEDVIVSSCHKLTMFFQHRPEQKHAFMTQHGLLPLLELLEVPRTRVQVICSVLQVLNQIIKDNTDFQENACLVGLVPVVMGFAVPDRTREVRMEAAYFLQQLCQSSSLTLQMFIACRGIPVLVGFLEADYAKYREMVHLAIDGMWQVFKLQRSTLRNDFCRIAAKNGILLRLINTLYSLNEATRLALISGVGGFSMDGSATRPRSGPLDPNNHTFIQSESSTNGLDHSDYHKVKHSVTDHPQESSRLSSSQSPDSRFFTLETDKQHQSSNTSAEAPVTSKSPDFTDPSQDAEPKQRLSNFGRLSIDRPRKSMDIVSNGHSATAQQENVRPLLSLLDKEPPSRHFSGQLEYVRHLTGLEKHESILPLLHSSNEKKSNGLDFLMAEFAEASSRGRENANTEVVTKTTHKFANKKTTVVASNEVGASTSGVASQTASAVLSGSGVLNARPGSATSSGLLSHMVSPWNADVAREYLEKVADLLLEFAGADSTVKSYMCSQSLLSRLFQMFNKIEPPILLKLLKCINHLSTDPHCLEHLQRADAIKHLIPNLDLKDGPLVSQIHHEVLNALFNLCKINKRRQEQAAENGIIPHLMRFIMSDSPLRQYALPLLCDMAHASRNSREQLRAHDGMDVYLSLLEDQLWSVTALDSIAVCLAHDNDNKKVEQALLKKDAVQKLVKFFQCCPEQYFLHILEPFLKIITKSSRINTTLAVNGLTPLLITRLDHPDAIARLNLLKLIKAVYEHHPRPKQLIVENNLPQKLQNLIEERRDGQSSGGQVLVKQMATSLLKALHINTVL; this comes from the exons ATGTCTCGGCAAGCCACCACCACCGCCTTACATAAGTCCAAAACCCTAGACAACAAATAT ATGCTTGGAGATGAGATTGGGAAAGGAGCATATGGTCGAGTGTACAAGGGCTTGGACTTGGAGAATGGAGATTTTGTCGCAATAAAACAAGTTTCTTTGGAGAATATTGCACAAGAGGATCTTAACATCATCATG CAAGAGATTGACTTGCTTAAG AATTTGAACCACAAAAATATAGTCAAATATCTTGGATCATTAAAGACAAAGACACATCTTCATATAATTCTTGA ATATGTGGAGAATGGTTCACTTGCAAACATCATCAAACCGAACAAATTTGGGCCATTTCCCGAATCATTGGTGGCTGTTTATATAGCTCAG GTTTTGGAAGGCTTGGTTTATTTACACGAACAAGGGGTAATTCATCGGGATATTAAGGGTGCTAATATCCTGACTACTAAAGAG GGTCTCGTTAAATTAGCAGATTTTGGGGTAGCCACAAAGCTAACTGAGGCTGATGTTAATACACATTCAGTTGTTGGCACGCCTTACTGGATGGCTCCCGAG GTCATTGAAATGTCAGGAGTTTGTGCTGCATCTGATATATGGAGTGTGGGTTGTACTGTGATTGAGCTACTTACTTGCGTTCCTCCTTATTACGATCTTCAACCCATGCCAGCTCTATTTAGGATTGTTCAG GACGAGAATCCTCCAATACCAGATAGCTTGTCACCTGGCTTAACTGATTTTCTCCACCAGTGCTTTAAAAAG GATGCTAGACTGAGACCTGATGCAAAGACACTGCTTTCCCACCCTTGGATACAAAATTCTAGGCGTGTTGTATTGCAATCTTCACTCCGGCATAGTGGCACACTTAG AAATATTGATGATGATGGTTCAGTGGGTGTCAAAAGTTCAAATGCAGATGACCTAAGCACTGTTGAGAACCTATCTGCAGAGACAGTTAAA GAAAATAAAACAGAGTTGCTATTAGCTGAGGTTACACTCGCTGGCAATACTTACGAAGAAAATAATTCTACTGTTGAGGTAAAAGAAGATGCATCTGAAGACGTGTCAGCAGACAAAGTTGCCACCTTAGCGATTCATGAAAAGCCACCGTTAGAATCTTCTGCTACCGATGAATCACCTTATCAACCAGAGGTCAACGAGTCATTAGAATTGAATCCTACTGACGTACCGATAAATGGTGAATCTGGATCTACATCAAAGTCAAAAACCACAGTAGACAAAATAGTCAAAGAAAATGGAAGCAGTTTACATAATTCTGGGCGCAAAGTCCATGACTACAGTCCTCGCAAG AATGTGAAGGCTGGAAGAATAAATGACGGAAACGGGCTCAGTAAATTTAGTGACACACCTGGAGATGCTTCATTGGATGATTTATTTCAACCAGTAGATAACAAGCATCTGGATGATCGGTCAGCTGAAGCTTCAACATCTGCTTCCTCATCACACGTGAATCAAGGCAACACATATGCTAACGATAGTGGAAAAACCGACTTGGCTACACAATTACGAGCTACTATCGCTCAAAAACAAATGGAGAATGAACCAGGCCATTCTAACGGTGGAGATATACTTCATTTGATGATGGGCGTTTTAAAGGAGGATGTAATCGGTATTGATGGTCTG GGTTTTGATGATAAACTACCTGCGGACAATCTTGGCCACCTTCAG GCTGTTGAATTCGGCAAACTAGTTTCACAACTGAGACCAGAAGAACCCGAAGATGTGATCGTGTCATCTTGTCACAAGTTAACTATGTTTTTTCAACACCGACCCGAGCAGAAACATGCCTTTATGACGCAACACGGGTTGCTTCCTCTTCTGGAATTGCTTGAGGTCCCTAGGACACGG GTGCAGGTTATATGCTCTGTGCTGCAGGTTTTAAATCAAATTATCAAGGATAACACCGACTTTCAGGAAAATGCTTGTCTTGTTGGCCTT GTCCCTGTTGTTATGGGCTTTGCGGTGCCTGATAGAACACGAGAAGTTCGTATGGAAGCTGCTTACTTTTTGCAGCAACTTTGTCAGTCAAG CTCATTGACATTGCAAATGTTTATTGCTTGCCGTGGGATACCTGTACTTGTGGGATTTCTCGAGGCTGATTATGCAAAATACAG GGAAATGGTTCACCTAGCTATTGATGGCATGTGGCAAGTATTTAAGCTTCAGAGATCAACCCTGCGGAACGATTTTTGTCGAATAGCTGCAAAAAATGGAATATTACTCAGGCTTATAAATACCCTTTACAGCTTAAATGAGGCAACAAGGCTAGCTTTAATATCTGGTGTCGGTGGTTTTTCAATGGACGGTTCAGCCACGCGCCCCCGCTCTGGCCCGCTAGACCCTAATAATCATACTTTCATCCAGAGCGAGAGTTCAACCAACGGCTTGGATCATTCTGACTACCATAAAGTCAAACATTCTGTAACCGATCATCCTCAAGAGTCTTCTAGACTTTCATCTTCTCAGTCACCCGATTCAAGATTCTTCACACTAGAAACAGATAAACAACATCAATCAAGCAACACTAGTGCTGAAGCTCCAGTTACTTCAAAATCACCAGATTTTACTGACCCTTCACAAGATGCAGAACCTAAACAAAGACTTTCTAATTTCGGAAGGTTGTCTATTGACAGGCCTAGAAAATCTATGGATATTGTATCGAACGGGCATTCTGCTACAGCTCAGCAAGAAAACGTCAGACCACTTTTAAGTTTGTTGGATAAGGAACCACCGTCACGACATTTTTCAGGTCAGCTTGAGTATGTTCGGCATCTTACGGGATTGGAGAAACATGAAAGCATACTTCCTCTTTTGCATTCTTCTAATGAGAAGAAATCCAACGGTCTAGATTTCCTGATGGCTGAATTTGCTG AGGCTTCGAGTCGTGGACGAGAAAATGCTAACACTGAGGTGGTGACTAAGACCACACATAAATTCGCTAATAAGAAAACGACGGTGGTGGCATCCAACGAGGTAGGGGCTTCCACATCGGGAGTCGCATCTCAGACAGCATCAGCTGTACTCTCGGGTTCCGGAGTTCTTAACGCTAGACCAGGGAGTGCCACGTCATCAGGACTCTTGTCCCACATGGTATCACCATGGAATGCTGACGTGGCTCGCGAATATCTTGAAAAGGTTGCAGATCTGTTACTTGAGTTTGCCGGTGCTGACTCAACCGTGAAGTCCTACATGTGTAGCCAAAGTTTGCTTAGCCGACTCTTTCAGATGTTCAACAAAATAGAACCGCCTATCTTGTTGAAG TTATTAAAATGCATTAATCATTTGTCGACCGATCCACACTGCTTGGAGCATTTGCAACGAGCGGATGCAATTAAACATCTTATTCCGAACCTTGACCTCAAAGATGGTCCTCTCGTGTCTCAAATTCATCACGAG GTCCTCAATGCTCTGTTCAACCTATGCAAGATAAACAAGAGGAGACAAGAACAAGCAGCGGAAAACGGAATAATTCCACACTTAATGCGTTTCATAATGTCGGATTCTCCACTACGACAATACGCATTACCTTTGTTATGTGATATGGCCCATGCATCGCGTAATTCAAGGGAGCAATTACGCGCTCATGATGGGATGGACGTTTACTTAAGTTTACTCGAAGACCAACTTTGGTCTGTAACAGCGTTAGATTCAATTGCTGTTTGTTTGGCACACGATAATGACAACAAGAAAGTGGAACAAGCTTTGCTCAAAAAGGACGCTGTTCAGAAATTGGTCAAGTTCTTCCAGTGCTGTCCAGAACAGTATTTCTTGCACATACTAGAGCCCTTTTTAAAGATTATCAC GAAATCATCTCGAATAAATACTACTTTGGCTGTTAATGGCTTGACACCGTTGCTCATAACAAGACTTGATCACCCGGATGCCATTGCTCGTCTCAATCTGCTCAAACTAATAAAG GCTGTATATGAACATCATCCACGTCCAAAGCAACTTATTGTGGAAAACAACTTGCCTCAAAAACTTCAAAATTTAATTGAAGAACGCAGAGACGGTCAAAGTTCTGGAGGTCAAGTGTTGGTGAAACAGATGGCAACTTCACTGCTAAAAGCGCTCCATATCAACACTGTTCTATGA
- the LOC110921925 gene encoding MAP3K epsilon protein kinase 1 isoform X2 — protein MSRQATTTALHKSKTLDNKYMLGDEIGKGAYGRVYKGLDLENGDFVAIKQVSLENIAQEDLNIIMQEIDLLKNLNHKNIVKYLGSLKTKTHLHIILEYVENGSLANIIKPNKFGPFPESLVAVYIAQVLEGLVYLHEQGVIHRDIKGANILTTKEGLVKLADFGVATKLTEADVNTHSVVGTPYWMAPEVIEMSGVCAASDIWSVGCTVIELLTCVPPYYDLQPMPALFRIVQDENPPIPDSLSPGLTDFLHQCFKKDARLRPDAKTLLSHPWIQNSRRVVLQSSLRHSGTLRNIDDDGSVGVKSSNADDLSTVENLSAETVKENKTELLLAEVTLAGNTYEENNSTVEVKEDASEDVSADKVATLAIHEKPPLESSATDESPYQPEVNESLELNPTDVPINGESGSTSKSKTTVDKIVKENGSSLHNSGRKVHDYSPRKNVKAGRINDGNGLSKFSDTPGDASLDDLFQPVDNKHLDDRSAEASTSASSSHVNQGNTYANDSGKTDLATQLRATIAQKQMENEPGHSNGGDILHLMMGVLKEDVIGIDGLGFDDKLPADNLGHLQAVEFGKLVSQLRPEEPEDVIVSSCHKLTMFFQHRPEQKHAFMTQHGLLPLLELLEVPRTRVICSVLQVLNQIIKDNTDFQENACLVGLVPVVMGFAVPDRTREVRMEAAYFLQQLCQSSSLTLQMFIACRGIPVLVGFLEADYAKYREMVHLAIDGMWQVFKLQRSTLRNDFCRIAAKNGILLRLINTLYSLNEATRLALISGVGGFSMDGSATRPRSGPLDPNNHTFIQSESSTNGLDHSDYHKVKHSVTDHPQESSRLSSSQSPDSRFFTLETDKQHQSSNTSAEAPVTSKSPDFTDPSQDAEPKQRLSNFGRLSIDRPRKSMDIVSNGHSATAQQENVRPLLSLLDKEPPSRHFSGQLEYVRHLTGLEKHESILPLLHSSNEKKSNGLDFLMAEFAEASSRGRENANTEVVTKTTHKFANKKTTVVASNEVGASTSGVASQTASAVLSGSGVLNARPGSATSSGLLSHMVSPWNADVAREYLEKVADLLLEFAGADSTVKSYMCSQSLLSRLFQMFNKIEPPILLKLLKCINHLSTDPHCLEHLQRADAIKHLIPNLDLKDGPLVSQIHHEVLNALFNLCKINKRRQEQAAENGIIPHLMRFIMSDSPLRQYALPLLCDMAHASRNSREQLRAHDGMDVYLSLLEDQLWSVTALDSIAVCLAHDNDNKKVEQALLKKDAVQKLVKFFQCCPEQYFLHILEPFLKIITKSSRINTTLAVNGLTPLLITRLDHPDAIARLNLLKLIKAVYEHHPRPKQLIVENNLPQKLQNLIEERRDGQSSGGQVLVKQMATSLLKALHINTVL, from the exons ATGTCTCGGCAAGCCACCACCACCGCCTTACATAAGTCCAAAACCCTAGACAACAAATAT ATGCTTGGAGATGAGATTGGGAAAGGAGCATATGGTCGAGTGTACAAGGGCTTGGACTTGGAGAATGGAGATTTTGTCGCAATAAAACAAGTTTCTTTGGAGAATATTGCACAAGAGGATCTTAACATCATCATG CAAGAGATTGACTTGCTTAAG AATTTGAACCACAAAAATATAGTCAAATATCTTGGATCATTAAAGACAAAGACACATCTTCATATAATTCTTGA ATATGTGGAGAATGGTTCACTTGCAAACATCATCAAACCGAACAAATTTGGGCCATTTCCCGAATCATTGGTGGCTGTTTATATAGCTCAG GTTTTGGAAGGCTTGGTTTATTTACACGAACAAGGGGTAATTCATCGGGATATTAAGGGTGCTAATATCCTGACTACTAAAGAG GGTCTCGTTAAATTAGCAGATTTTGGGGTAGCCACAAAGCTAACTGAGGCTGATGTTAATACACATTCAGTTGTTGGCACGCCTTACTGGATGGCTCCCGAG GTCATTGAAATGTCAGGAGTTTGTGCTGCATCTGATATATGGAGTGTGGGTTGTACTGTGATTGAGCTACTTACTTGCGTTCCTCCTTATTACGATCTTCAACCCATGCCAGCTCTATTTAGGATTGTTCAG GACGAGAATCCTCCAATACCAGATAGCTTGTCACCTGGCTTAACTGATTTTCTCCACCAGTGCTTTAAAAAG GATGCTAGACTGAGACCTGATGCAAAGACACTGCTTTCCCACCCTTGGATACAAAATTCTAGGCGTGTTGTATTGCAATCTTCACTCCGGCATAGTGGCACACTTAG AAATATTGATGATGATGGTTCAGTGGGTGTCAAAAGTTCAAATGCAGATGACCTAAGCACTGTTGAGAACCTATCTGCAGAGACAGTTAAA GAAAATAAAACAGAGTTGCTATTAGCTGAGGTTACACTCGCTGGCAATACTTACGAAGAAAATAATTCTACTGTTGAGGTAAAAGAAGATGCATCTGAAGACGTGTCAGCAGACAAAGTTGCCACCTTAGCGATTCATGAAAAGCCACCGTTAGAATCTTCTGCTACCGATGAATCACCTTATCAACCAGAGGTCAACGAGTCATTAGAATTGAATCCTACTGACGTACCGATAAATGGTGAATCTGGATCTACATCAAAGTCAAAAACCACAGTAGACAAAATAGTCAAAGAAAATGGAAGCAGTTTACATAATTCTGGGCGCAAAGTCCATGACTACAGTCCTCGCAAG AATGTGAAGGCTGGAAGAATAAATGACGGAAACGGGCTCAGTAAATTTAGTGACACACCTGGAGATGCTTCATTGGATGATTTATTTCAACCAGTAGATAACAAGCATCTGGATGATCGGTCAGCTGAAGCTTCAACATCTGCTTCCTCATCACACGTGAATCAAGGCAACACATATGCTAACGATAGTGGAAAAACCGACTTGGCTACACAATTACGAGCTACTATCGCTCAAAAACAAATGGAGAATGAACCAGGCCATTCTAACGGTGGAGATATACTTCATTTGATGATGGGCGTTTTAAAGGAGGATGTAATCGGTATTGATGGTCTG GGTTTTGATGATAAACTACCTGCGGACAATCTTGGCCACCTTCAG GCTGTTGAATTCGGCAAACTAGTTTCACAACTGAGACCAGAAGAACCCGAAGATGTGATCGTGTCATCTTGTCACAAGTTAACTATGTTTTTTCAACACCGACCCGAGCAGAAACATGCCTTTATGACGCAACACGGGTTGCTTCCTCTTCTGGAATTGCTTGAGGTCCCTAGGACACGG GTTATATGCTCTGTGCTGCAGGTTTTAAATCAAATTATCAAGGATAACACCGACTTTCAGGAAAATGCTTGTCTTGTTGGCCTT GTCCCTGTTGTTATGGGCTTTGCGGTGCCTGATAGAACACGAGAAGTTCGTATGGAAGCTGCTTACTTTTTGCAGCAACTTTGTCAGTCAAG CTCATTGACATTGCAAATGTTTATTGCTTGCCGTGGGATACCTGTACTTGTGGGATTTCTCGAGGCTGATTATGCAAAATACAG GGAAATGGTTCACCTAGCTATTGATGGCATGTGGCAAGTATTTAAGCTTCAGAGATCAACCCTGCGGAACGATTTTTGTCGAATAGCTGCAAAAAATGGAATATTACTCAGGCTTATAAATACCCTTTACAGCTTAAATGAGGCAACAAGGCTAGCTTTAATATCTGGTGTCGGTGGTTTTTCAATGGACGGTTCAGCCACGCGCCCCCGCTCTGGCCCGCTAGACCCTAATAATCATACTTTCATCCAGAGCGAGAGTTCAACCAACGGCTTGGATCATTCTGACTACCATAAAGTCAAACATTCTGTAACCGATCATCCTCAAGAGTCTTCTAGACTTTCATCTTCTCAGTCACCCGATTCAAGATTCTTCACACTAGAAACAGATAAACAACATCAATCAAGCAACACTAGTGCTGAAGCTCCAGTTACTTCAAAATCACCAGATTTTACTGACCCTTCACAAGATGCAGAACCTAAACAAAGACTTTCTAATTTCGGAAGGTTGTCTATTGACAGGCCTAGAAAATCTATGGATATTGTATCGAACGGGCATTCTGCTACAGCTCAGCAAGAAAACGTCAGACCACTTTTAAGTTTGTTGGATAAGGAACCACCGTCACGACATTTTTCAGGTCAGCTTGAGTATGTTCGGCATCTTACGGGATTGGAGAAACATGAAAGCATACTTCCTCTTTTGCATTCTTCTAATGAGAAGAAATCCAACGGTCTAGATTTCCTGATGGCTGAATTTGCTG AGGCTTCGAGTCGTGGACGAGAAAATGCTAACACTGAGGTGGTGACTAAGACCACACATAAATTCGCTAATAAGAAAACGACGGTGGTGGCATCCAACGAGGTAGGGGCTTCCACATCGGGAGTCGCATCTCAGACAGCATCAGCTGTACTCTCGGGTTCCGGAGTTCTTAACGCTAGACCAGGGAGTGCCACGTCATCAGGACTCTTGTCCCACATGGTATCACCATGGAATGCTGACGTGGCTCGCGAATATCTTGAAAAGGTTGCAGATCTGTTACTTGAGTTTGCCGGTGCTGACTCAACCGTGAAGTCCTACATGTGTAGCCAAAGTTTGCTTAGCCGACTCTTTCAGATGTTCAACAAAATAGAACCGCCTATCTTGTTGAAG TTATTAAAATGCATTAATCATTTGTCGACCGATCCACACTGCTTGGAGCATTTGCAACGAGCGGATGCAATTAAACATCTTATTCCGAACCTTGACCTCAAAGATGGTCCTCTCGTGTCTCAAATTCATCACGAG GTCCTCAATGCTCTGTTCAACCTATGCAAGATAAACAAGAGGAGACAAGAACAAGCAGCGGAAAACGGAATAATTCCACACTTAATGCGTTTCATAATGTCGGATTCTCCACTACGACAATACGCATTACCTTTGTTATGTGATATGGCCCATGCATCGCGTAATTCAAGGGAGCAATTACGCGCTCATGATGGGATGGACGTTTACTTAAGTTTACTCGAAGACCAACTTTGGTCTGTAACAGCGTTAGATTCAATTGCTGTTTGTTTGGCACACGATAATGACAACAAGAAAGTGGAACAAGCTTTGCTCAAAAAGGACGCTGTTCAGAAATTGGTCAAGTTCTTCCAGTGCTGTCCAGAACAGTATTTCTTGCACATACTAGAGCCCTTTTTAAAGATTATCAC GAAATCATCTCGAATAAATACTACTTTGGCTGTTAATGGCTTGACACCGTTGCTCATAACAAGACTTGATCACCCGGATGCCATTGCTCGTCTCAATCTGCTCAAACTAATAAAG GCTGTATATGAACATCATCCACGTCCAAAGCAACTTATTGTGGAAAACAACTTGCCTCAAAAACTTCAAAATTTAATTGAAGAACGCAGAGACGGTCAAAGTTCTGGAGGTCAAGTGTTGGTGAAACAGATGGCAACTTCACTGCTAAAAGCGCTCCATATCAACACTGTTCTATGA